GCTGGATATTAGGCACAGGGCTTTGCTAACACCCTACAAATACTTAAGTAACTAATTGCTTATTGCACATGAGGAAATGCCTGGGGCTTGTGTGATTCTTTAATGCCAGTTCAATAAACACACACTGGAAAACAGCCATATGCTTCTTCTATAAAGGCTTCTGGTTTCAGATACTCTAGGTATGCTttacaaataacagaaaagactTGACTTGTGACCTTCAAAACAGCACACTCGGTAGTTCTGATTGACGGTCACTCAAGCACATGTGAGTTTGTTGTATTGGGAAGTAGGATGGAGCCCTTGCTTGACAGGGAAAGGCTGATCAATCGTTAACTCGCAGTGAGTAGCTGAGAGAGGGAAACGCTTTGGGGCTTTCAGTCTGCTGAAGTCCTGTGGGTGAAGCTGGTTTATATCACCTGGGGATTTTGATCTGTTATGCAGTGCTTTGACTTTCCTACCAGATCTttcctggttttgtttcatGTCTTGTGGGAGAACGATCTGTAGGTGGCACCAAACACCAGGGCGCGGAACTGCGTTCCTctggctgctgctcagcactcCGGAGCCAAGCCCAAAACACAGCAACATGATCGAGGCTTCGCTTAAGAGCCAACTTCTGGCGTTACTGAAACGACTACAAGCCCTCCCAAACCAGCATTTCACATATATCCGTGGTGGCTTTTCCACTTGAGTCCTCCAGGCAATCTGAAGCGTATTTTCTAAGGCTCAGATCTTGGTCTTAGGCTAGACAAAAATGTGTTGATTGGACAAAAATGCAATCTGGACCAAGTGTCCACTCGAGTTAAATTCAATATGTAGTTTTGgacaaaaaggagagaaggggtAGGAAAtattatactatttttttcatcattttcaaactgaaatagtttaaaattttcagtatgAAACACTGTACTGAGACAAAATTTAGCTTAATACCAgcttagaaatgaaaacaaaaggtttGTTATTTGATATGGATTGAAATGCTTGGAAAGGTTTTGTTTGAGAAAGCAAGTAAGAAATTTGAGCTGACCAAAacactttttattctgtttaattttggtagacacatgaaagaaaaactttgagTTTTGGAACAGCATTTGACCCGGTGCTAGTCCATCCAGAGATTCTTTCACTACCAGTTTCACCTCACTGTATTTCATATGGTAtatacattttgtatttctgggCTTTTGTAGGTAATGGTTACATTGTATTAAATACGAATAACATGGACTTCCCTATTACAGAGTAGAAGGAGTAACAGACCATCAGCCATATACACTGCTAGAATGAGTGGACACGACTTTACTGAGATTGGTGTGCTGTCTCACACTTTTGCTAATGATGAATTTGGATAAGATTGCTGTTTAGGACTGTTCATTTGCTAGAAGGGATTTTCTTCTGACAGCGTATAAAATATATGCACGAGTGGGCCTTACCTACGTTGTCCTGGCTGTGCACACTCTTTTCACTTGAGTGCTGTACTGAGCGGGGCAtgagctcctgctgcccttcagactgaaattttccaagtaagatattttctcctccttcactTTCGAGTGGGACTTCAGATTATGGCTGGAAAGTCATCTTCTCTGAGGAAGATCTGCAGAATGAGTAAATTCTTCCATCAGGAAATGCATACAGCTCCCTTTAGAGTGGGCTTTGTAAAGCCAATTTTGCTAGTTTGGGTAAGGAAATTGTAGTAAAtgcatgaagaaaataatggcTTGTTCTTAATAATGGCTGGACAATGGTCAACCAAACTGTAGTAGAGGAAATGGTCTCCGTCCGTTTTCTCTATCTGTAGTGAAGCGTTTAGTTGTAGGCTAAAGGAAATCAAAATCTTTACTGAAATTAATTAGAGTATATCATAATGTCcctttatttttcaactttaaGGGCATTTGAGCACAGTATAACTGTTTATCTTGTTCTCACTGTCTGTTTCCAGATGTGTTTATTGAGGAAATGTCTGTGCAATTGCTATCACCTGATATTTGCCATAATGGCAAAAAGGCTGGTTTCAGGATGATTTGTGATATTGCAGAATGTGAACATATGGTGACCTTTGGCGTTACCATGGATGGGGATCTAATGTGGGGCTGTGCCTTTGCAGGTGGTAGACATCATGAGAATGAATGTGGACAAGGTACTAGAAAGAGACCAGAAGCTGTCAGAGCTTGACAACCGGGCAGATGCgttgcaagcaggtgcctcacAGTTTGAAACCAGTGCAGccaaactgaagagaaaatattggTGGAAAAATTGCAAGGTAAAGAATATAAAGATGTCTTGTTAAGAATTGCTTTGTGGCAGATGACATTCACTTGCATTTAGAGGGACTTTGCTTGTAGCATGGGATCTCTAAGTCTTGCCCTCTGAGCTGCCAGATAATGAGCCAAGCAGCTCTGATCTTTACCAGAGCCTGTTCTTCAGATCATTTGTGCAGTATATAAAATCTACATACAAATTTTGATGCTTTACTCAGTGTCTGCAAACAGGGATGCAAAAATATAGGACTTGCCCAGTTGATTAATTGACAAGGAGTAAAACCTCTGTCCTGCCTCTGGCTCCCAACCTCtggaagaagagggagaaataaaTCTGCAAGCCAGTGGCTGTCTCTGTCCTTCAGAAATGTTGGGAGGAACGAAGGCCTTGCTTTGATGCAtccctgttcttttttcccttcttccctttctcattGGAGTTATGAGGTAATTAGAACTGCAGCATTTCAAGTGGCATCACTAGATTTCAGCCTGTCTCACACACTACCCGACGTAGCTCTGTGCTGGAACGTGCTTGTGCACAGCTGGCTCTGATGTAGCTGTTCCTGTGGGAACAGACTTTGGCTTCACACTGAGGTATAGGCTAACACACTGGAAACCACGCTGGCTGTCATGGGCTGCCTCTCTCAACAACAGCACAAGTACACAAAACCAGCACAAATAGGAGCTGGGCATCAAacacctccagctgcctcttcTTGACTATGGGCACATGGTTAAAAGTGATCCAGTTACTGTGGTGTAAAGTGGCACCTGATCATGAGTGGATCCAGCCAGTGGACATGCATTCACTTAAAACACCTCCAGAGCTGTTTTACTTCACTGCCAGAAACGCATACAAGGTTTGCTCCTGCCTCTTAGCTGATGAGCAAGAACTCGATACCTTTGGCAAGAGGCTGTGTCCATTACCAGTGGTTAGTGACACCAAATAGGTGGTCCCCAAAAGTCTGTTACAGTGAGTCTTTGCCAGAAGTAAAAGAGGAAAGTACAGGCccccaaataaaaacaaagaacctAGAGGTTAATGTCCGTCATGTGAAagctgacttttttctttttttcttgtaacttTCTTTTTATAGATGGTGATCATCCTTGGTGTAGTATGCGCAATCATTCTCATTATAATTATAAGTgagtaattctttttcatttatgatCTAAGTAGCTCTATGACTTACCAAGTGCtaatatgggaaaaaaaaaaacaaaacaaagagcgAGTTTAAAATGTTCCAACAGATTAATTTGTTAAAGCCTCCTTCTAGTGTCGTGCTGTTATAGTGAGAATTACTGCAAATTCCCTGGGTGCTTGTATGGGTAGAATTTGTTGACATTTAATGTGTTTTACATTAGTATGTTACATAACTTTTCCCAGGATTAAAGGCTCcccttttttcatgtttatgtaTGTTTTCCTGCAGTCTCAGACAGTCTCCTTTCATTAGAGCAAATGCAGAAATCCTTGTGCTTTTCAGTGAGACCAGTAGTCCTTGCTCATGCCTGTCAGAGGAGGATGAGGGCCCTCATGCAAATGGACGcctaatacattttttaaaagtgcacGAATGGCTAGTTACTACCAAATCAGCTGGAATTTGGGATGTTGGTACTTCTGCAAATCCCTTTGCATCTTGAATACCTGAATATCATTAAAAACTGGTCCAAAGTCTTGCTGATTTCTTGCTTCCAAAGATCATCTCATTCTGCATGTTTGTAGCGAAGGTAGTATATGAATGAATAATAGCAGTCATGCTGGTTGTGAGCCAGGGAACTCGTAATGACAGTAACTGAACAGCTGATTTATGTAACTTCTGTCTTGGCAACAACTGTTATTATGTGACATAACCACAATATGGCATTAACTCCTGAAAGAGAGGTTTCCTGAGTTGAGCGATACAGCCAGTAGTCCAGGAGAGATTTCACCAGGAGGGTGCATTGTGAACTTGAATTAATTCCCAACTCTCAAATTACATGCCTCATCCTCAGCatgtttccattttcctctgttACTGCTGTGACGGAGGCTTACAGAATCACCTGTAAACATGACTTAATGGATTGAGATATGTGTGGTAGCTTATTAGTCGTATGAATGTTGGCACCAAACTGTCCCAGAAAGATTCTAGGGTTTCATAACTCAGATATGGCAAGAATGGGAAATGGCGAGATATTAATTGACTGTATTAACTGGGTACTCAAGGTCAGTGGCTTGAAGCCAAAGACAGGCCTCGGCTCTGCAGCCCTAGTGTAGCAGCCTGGGAATACAGATGTGCAGCCATGGAGTTGGCTGCTGTGTATATATCCATCATCGAGCACCATGTGTATCCTAAcaagaaagtaaaaagcagaCAAGATGGCTCCtaatttttcctcaaaagtTAACCCTTTCTTACTGGTTTTAAATATTGGATACCTCTCTTGGCAGGGTTAGAAACAGAGATAGCAGGTTTGGCATGGCTTAGGTTGGGTTTGGGGCATTTAATCACAAGCCTGGGTGTCGCTTTATCAACCCCAGGTCATGGCTCACTACTGTGGAATTTGTTAGTGCGAGTTTGGTAGCACACGCTCACTTCTGTGAGATAAGCGCAGTGGTAACTCTATAATAACatttgttgcctttttcttccccctctgcttcctttctcagttTATTTCTCCACTTGAAAAAGCGAAGAGGGAAGACCTGGCACAACTTTGTTCTTATCAGCCAACGGTATCAGTGTTCCTTTGTTGAACGCCGCTTTTTAATTCCTGGTGTCTTGGGATTTTTGCTTGTAATAATTCATAAGCATTCAATGTGGTGTGTTTTGGAATTCTGTTGTTTCCACAAGAAACTGTACCAGCTAAATACTGCCAGGTAGTTCCATACACTGTCTTATCACTGTGTCTTAAAATGTGTCTGCACTGACCTTCAGAAACTAGGATATGAAAAGCATCCTAAACCTCTCAGAATTAGAGGGAGTGGCTGTGGGGAAGCTCCTGCTTAAAGGGACGCTGTCAGGTGGTTGGGACCCAAAATAGCAAACATTAGGGCCAGAATTCTCAATGTGAGCACCTAAAGTTAGGTGGCAAAATCCACTgtcagatggattttttttgaggTAGTACATCCCTGCTACTCCTGTTGAAGATGGTGGTGCCTGCAAGTATTCACAGAATGTGTAAAACATCTGATTTCTACTTACCACTCAAACACAGGTTTTGAGATTAGTTGTAGTATTCAGGTATAAAATCATtgcctgcaggaaaaaaataggacttttttttttaatgaaattaaattccCCTTGTGGAGTATTCTGTACAACCGAGATGGCCTCAAAATGAAAGCTAGAAAGCAAGCTGTATGACAGCCAACACAGCATTGGCTAGCACGGTTCTGAAAAAGCCAAGTGAAATTTAAACTGGTAACACAAGAGCACCAAAAATGACCAAGATACAGATTCTTGCTAATAACCCAAAGCAGTGTTTGTCGGATTTCACGGGCTTCTGTTGAGCCCCCATCCCCAGTGCTGATGGCCCTAACTTAAAGCACACGAACAACCTCAGTGATGTCTGTGGCTTCTCAGTGCAATTCTGGGAAGCTGCCTTTGCCTTTTGCAGAAATGGTGCCCACTCTGAGGAACATTTAAAAACTGGGAAGTGGAGGGTGTGAGTAAGTAGAGAAAAGAGTGGAGAGACACCGAGGAAAGGTGCCTAGCAAAGGTTTCGTGGAGCAAAGAAATGCTGCTCCAAAGCGATGGTGAAAAcaacactgcttttaaaaaaaaatattttaaatgtgtgtgtgagacACAAATTATAGTGTCTTCTTTATAAAGTGCTCAGTTAAGATGTTTTTCATACTCAGAGCTAATTTAGAGTtaatttaaaacagcatttggTGTAGTTAGGAAAAAAGATGTATTGCGGTTTGAAAAAAAGttcttgcattttcttgttGTAGGGTTGctcccaaatattttttcttttttaaatgctgaataGTTTGTTTTGAGGAGGATGGGGATACTATCCATAGAAAATTATCCTATGTTTGATCATAGTTAAcctaaacaaaaatgtattatcAATTTTTGAGTCAGACAGTCCAGACAGGCATTTTTTCAGGATGCCTGCTTCAGGATTTCTAAGAACAAttgctgaataaataaataaataaataaatttagtttgttttttgtctgaaatttaGTTAGAACATAGAAGTGGTGATAATACAACTGTAAATAATCTCAGTGTAGAGTATCTCTCTTGACATGGTTTtggattaaaacaaaacaaaccaaaacaaaaccagaccACTCTATTGCAGTGATGTATATACATACTGTGCTTAAGTAGAATCCTGCAGAGAGAATAAATGACGATTAGTTGAAGGGTTCCAGTTACGTTATGATATTTTCGATatatttattgctttgtttttgcatgtGCTGTTTCATATCCTTAAGTAGCAGGTGCCCACAGCCTTCATGAAATAGAAATGTCACTCTCAAAATTACTTACGTGCTGCTGGACTTCCTGATGTGCCCTGTTTGCTTCAGTCCTTCAGCTAGTACGTACATAAACCGTTCAAATACCCCTGTGAACCAAACAGGGTTTGTGAACCACCACTGCTGTCATTAAGGGCCTGGCTCCATAAGGTGCCACGTCTGCATGTTGTGTGTAATTCAGCCTTCCCTGGAAACGGAATAAGCCGTCCAACTTCAGGACCATTTAGTAACTATGAGAATACTTGGCTAGCTGGTATGATACAATTACCTCCTGAGGGTGAGACACTGCCACCCGTACTCCTGTTGAGCACTGCTTAATCCTCACAGGGTTTCTCTCCGGGAGTGCTGACAGGATTCCTGAGATGAGGCTTGCCTTCCCTGGAGATGGTGCAATCAGTAAGGTTATACGCTGATACAGATCCTTGATGTAGAGAGCGCCTTGAGAGCGTACTGTGAGCCTGTGAGAGTTTGAAATGCTTACTTAcctggcaggagcagcagaTGCACATCAAGGAGTTCTACTCCTCCAGCTACCAAGGTGCAAAGCTTCCAAATGAACGTGGGGACTAGACTGTAAGGGTGCAGAATCAGGTCCTCCTAGTTAACCTATCTCAAGCAGGTTAGTAATCAGAATGGGAGCTTTAAGTGAAAATgtgtattctttcttcttcaaaactGTAAATAATACGGATGGCTGCCAGATGCTGGTAAGAATTTGCAAGGAAAAGTTTAGTCAAGAAACGTAGGCTCCAGTGGCTTGCAAAATGCTTGGTAAGAGACAAGTTCCTCCTGTGTGCTAGTGAAATAGGTTAAATGCATGTGTTTAACTCTTCAGGTTTGTTGCATACAGTGTGCTTGTGAATATGCAACACTTGCTCCTGGGCTGTGCTCGTTAGTGGCAATTGATAGGATGAGCCGTGTACCAtttctgctgcagccttggAAGTGTGATCAAGTGTGCTCTTACGTGCTGTACAGCCCTGGAGTCTTACTGCTCCTGCAGAGGGTTAATTCTCCTGCAAGGAGAATATGGTGATACAGGATTGTTCAGGGTCATAGATTGTGCAACATCATCACATATACGTAAAATGGTGCAGAGGACAGTCTATATAAACACAGCTGGAGATCTTATTTGTGTTGAAGCCAGGATTGATTTATTTCCCATTCACTGCTTCTACATTTATAATGTCCACGCATAAAGTTGCCTACTTGTAACAGTAAATTCCCCATATTAAGGTCAACTCATTCTTCTTTAGTTAGCTAGCACTGATTCAAATTTCAGTTATGTAGTAAAATGGCAACTACTGCTCCTCATCACTAACTGTACTGCCTTCGTCTGGACTGTTAAAAAGGCACAGAAGGGCTTCGCTTTTatccctgctcctgcaaactCCTCGGGGAGGCTGCGCTGCAAGGCTGGTTACATTATCATTGCCATCCTGAGGACTGAACTGAAGATGCCGCTGGCCAGAAGTAAGGATTTCTATAGCTTCAGCCAGAGTTAAACAGACTTGCATATTTTGTCCTTATAGGAAGCACTGACTTTCACCCTGATTTCTGGGCTACAGCTGTACAACAGATGGCCAGCTAGGATGATAGCATGATATGCCATTCAGAAACAGCATATCTGGCCTGGGATAGTTAGGAAATGGTCTAAAGCATTGGAGCTGCTCTGTGCTTCTTCCATGGGTGCTGCTGGGCTTGCCAGTGAGTGCACTTCAGCTTCTGAGGTTGACATAGTCTTATCTGCTTCCACTATCCACAGGCACAGCATGAGGCCTTCTTTCTTCTAATTAAGTTGACCTTGCAGTAATATAGCGGGCTCCAAAACTAAGTATCTGGTACACAGAACATACAAGGGCAAGTACTGTGGAAAGAGGAACAGCTGAGACCTGATTTTCACTTGACAACATTATGGAACAGGACAGTCCAACATAGTCTAACATAATCCTGTATTATTAGAAGGAAGATAGGAGAATCTGATAAAGATTTTGATGTAATCTAGGGTCTGTACAACAATAAGTGATTTAGAAATACAgttggtttgatttttaaagttgGCACTTTAGTTCCATTGGAACGTAGGTGAGGTTAACCCTGGAATATTTCGGGCGAGTAGAATGCtgggcattttctttttttataatgatctcttggccttttcttttttataatgaTCTGTTAAGTGATTTGAACACCTGCAATGATGGAAGAACAGCACAATAACTGCTATGTAAGGAATGAATTAGAACAGCTACAATTTGCTACATTTTTTGTCTTGGCAGCAAGATCTTTTGAAATTCTTCTGTTACTTTGTCTCATTtgtgtctctgcttctctggcATGGCTTCACATAACTTTAACTTAATAAACAATCTGGCTATGTCTTCTTTGAATATGATGAGTTTTAGCTCTTAAGAGCGAGATCGTTCCTTGACACCTTCATTAGAGCGTACGTGTAAAATGGTGATGCCTGTTTCTCAGAACTGCATCTGCCATGGCAGGTTGaaactttgaaaactttttgGAAGCCCCGATGTCCGGTGTTAGTGAACTCTTCTTCATGGTTCAGAGTGACTTGTTCTCCATCCTGTGGGAAGTTGTCCACccagtaaaagcaaaatctatTCTTTATTGTAAAGCAGTGCCCCTATTGCATGTGCTAGTGCTAGACCTTCACAAACAAAGTGGAGAGCCCTTGGGTGTGATCCAGGATTTAGATCTCAATCTCCCTTTTCCTGCCCTTTAAAAGGTGGAGAGGGTTAAACCAATTGCCACATAAGGCACTGGGAGCGCTCCCAAGGTACATACTGAGTATTGGACAAAGGCCTCAAAGAGACCAAAGTCTCTTTGGTTTGGATTCACGTCCTGGCCTGAACTTTAGGACTGGTGCAGACCTTAACCTTTGGGCTCCCTGTATAGTCAGAAGTGAGATGCTCTTCCAGCTGGTGATTCCCCCCATCTCATTTAGGTCCCTCCTGTTAGATGGGACATCTCTGAGGATTTGTTCTTTCACGCAAGACAAAGCATAAGCAACCTCAATTTAATTcctgtaaaaacaaaaggaaaacaggctGAAGAATTTagtttgagaaaaaataattgtatctAGAGAAATGATTGGCTCAAGATTTCTCAGATCATGACATCATTATTTCAGCAGAGATGCTAGATTAGGATatatgaaaaatcagaaaacatcagttgttcttttttttcttcctggtcTCCTGCAGAAGTACTTCTTTGTTCCACTTTaagaaaggattttgttttactcttccactaatttcctttccttatttCATTAACATATGTCTCCATTGATGTGCTCAATGGCTTTTTTCTCAATTGAGAACCAGAAGACTGCCTACCTttaaacacatgcacaaaaaagaaatctaagcCACCCAAGGAGCTTACCTTTCTTCCTGATGCACTGACATTTAAAAGCTACATCTTTACAATACAGCAGAAACACGGTGGCAGTCTGATTACATGCAGTTT
This Rhea pennata isolate bPtePen1 chromosome 9, bPtePen1.pri, whole genome shotgun sequence DNA region includes the following protein-coding sequences:
- the LOC134144068 gene encoding vesicle-associated membrane protein 2-like isoform X2 — translated: MSAPAPTQGPTSAGTAGVPPATSVSSNKRLQQTQARVDEVVDIMRMNVDKVLERDQKLSELDNRADALQAGASQFETSAAKLKRKYWWKNCKMVIILGVVCAIILIIIIIYFST
- the LOC134144068 gene encoding vesicle-associated membrane protein 2-like isoform X1, with protein sequence MFFAGHTRSEAVTDHVHMGSKSAPAPTQGPTSAGTAGVPPATSVSSNKRLQQTQARVDEVVDIMRMNVDKVLERDQKLSELDNRADALQAGASQFETSAAKLKRKYWWKNCKMVIILGVVCAIILIIIIIYFST